Below is a genomic region from Frankiaceae bacterium.
ACGATGGCGTCGTTCGGCCGGACCTCGTGGAACGACCCGTGGAAGCCGTAGTCCTCGCCGTTGCGCGAGTGGACGTAGCGGTACGACCCGCCGGTGCGGCAGTCGTAGTGGTCGATCGTCATCTCGAGCCCGCGCGGGCCGAGCCACTGCACGAGCAGCGCGGGGTCGGTGTGCGCGCGGAAGACCTTCTCGACCGGCGCGTCGAACTCGCGGGTGATGCGGATCAGCGGGACGCCGGGGTCGGCGACGATCTGCGTCTCGCCGGTGGTCGTGGTGCTCATCGTGCGTCTCCTGTCGGATCGGTCGGGTCGTCGGGCATGGCGCGGAGCAGGTCGTCGAGGCGGCGGTACCGCTCCTCGGCCTGGCGCCGGTAGCGCTCGATCCATGCGGTCATGAGGTCGAACACCTCTGCTTCGAGGTGCACCGGGCGGCGCTGCGCCTCGCGGGTGCGGCTCACGAGGCCGGCGTCCTCGAGCACCTTGAGGTGCTTGGACACCGCCTGGACGGTCACGTCGTACGGCTCGGCGAGCTCGTTGACGGTCGCGTCGGCGACGGCGAGCCGGGCGACGATGTCGCGCCGCGTCGGGTCGGCCAGTGCCGAGAACACCCGCGAGAGCGCGTCCGCCGCCATGAGGCTCCTCCTTGTTCAACCGTATGGTTGACAAGCTAGACCGGCGGTACGCCCTTGTCAACCAGTTGGTTGAGCAAATCTCCGCTCCCCACACTGGCGTCACCGATGCCCAGGGGGGCCCACCATGTACGAGCTCGACGCCGCCGTCACCGCACCCGCCCGCCTCCGCGCCGGAC
It encodes:
- a CDS encoding metalloregulator ArsR/SmtB family transcription factor — protein: MAADALSRVFSALADPTRRDIVARLAVADATVNELAEPYDVTVQAVSKHLKVLEDAGLVSRTREAQRRPVHLEAEVFDLMTAWIERYRRQAEERYRRLDDLLRAMPDDPTDPTGDAR
- a CDS encoding SRPBCC family protein — protein: MSTTTTGETQIVADPGVPLIRITREFDAPVEKVFRAHTDPALLVQWLGPRGLEMTIDHYDCRTGGSYRYVHSRNGEDYGFHGSFHEVRPNDAIVQTFTFEGEPDGVALERMVFEDLGDGRTRITGTSLVDSFATRDAILVSGMDHGVREGYERLDELLA